Below is a genomic region from Telmatobacter sp. DSM 110680.
TGATGATTTTTTAAAGGCATACAAGAACCAAGATGAAACAGCCTTGCTTAAGATTCCATCAAATCTAGCTGAATACATGAAGGTTCCCGTATCCAGACAGGGTGTTCTCACTTGCTTGGATGATGTAGTCGAACAGCATGTGGAATGGTTATGGAACCCATATATTCCACTTGGGAAGATAACAATGTTGGAAGGTGACCCCAGTTGTGGAAAGACCTTCTTGTCGCTGGCACTTTGTAAGCAGGTGACTAATGGTGAAAAGATGAACGGGCAATCGGTTCCACCTGAAAACGTGCTGTACTTGACGGCTGAAGACGGAATGGCAGATACCATTAAGCCTCGGTTCGTAGGTTTGGGTGGTAATCCCAAGTTCTTCTACGGTGGTGCGGAACTACCTGACGGCTCCCTGATGTCAATGTCTGATACAGACGTGTTGGAAAGCATGATTAGGGAAAAACTGCCCAAGCTTATCGTCATCGACCCGTTGAGCGCATTCTTAGGTTCAAAGGTCGATATGCATAGGGCTAATGAAGTCCGCCCGGTGATGGCTGGCTTGGGAAGGTTGGCTGAAAAGTATAACCTTGCTGTAATCGTAATCCGGCATTTGAACAAAGGAACAGGTAAGGCTAGCTATCGTGGTCAAGGTTCCATTGATTTCACTGCCCTCGCTCGTTCCGTGCTGGCCGTAGGTGCTGACCCAAACAATCCAGAATTACGCGCCTTCATCCAAACCAAGTGTTCGCTTGCCATGAAGGGGTGTGCTCAGGGATTCAAGATTATTACCAACTCCTTCAACCAGCCTGAACTGATATTCACAGGGGACAGTGAGCTAACGGTAGATGATTTGTTGGCTGAACCAGCTGAAACCACTAAAGCCGACGATGCCGTTCATTTCCTTGAAACGGTGTTGAAGGATGGACCGTTGGCACCAAAGGAAATCAAGAAACAAGCGAAAGACGCCGGACTTGGTGAAAACACATTGCAATCTGCCAAACGTAAGCTTGGTATCAGAGTTAGCTGCGTGGACAAGAAGAAAGGTGAATGGGTGTGGAGACTGTCCTGATAGTTGAACTCATTGCTTGGGACGGAAGGGAAAGTTGAAGGAATAGAAAGGTGAGTGCGAACAACCTGCTCAACGCAACCCCCACCTAGTAAGTACATATATATATATCAATTACCTTATTCTTAGGAGTTGCGAAGACGGGTTGCGCTTCGCAACTCCCTTCGCAGTGTCGCATCCCCTATCGCAACCACTAATGTTTCCCTATCGCCTTCAATAGTGTGGATTTGCTTGGCGGGGGGGTGCGAGATGTTGTTATTCGCACCGTTAACGCATGTCCGTGGTTGGCATGGCAATTAGTTGGACCGCCTTAATCTTGGCCTGTTCTCCTCTTCTGTCGTATATCCCTGTGGTTGATATATTCTTGTGTCCGGCCAAACGCTGCACCGTAAATAAATCAACGCCGGAATCGAGCAAATTTGTGATGAAGGTGCGCCTCAGGTCGTGGCAGCTAAATGTTCCAATCTCGGCTTCTGCTGCACGTTTTTTCACGACTAGAGCTAGTCCCTGTGGCGTGAACCGGCCCGTTGCCAATGCACCACCTTTATTGATAGGCGAAAACATCGGTCCATCCCCTTCCCCGCGAACATTTAGCCAAGCATCGAGTAAAACTTGGACCTGTTCCAGTGCA
It encodes:
- a CDS encoding AAA family ATPase → MAILTLQEQQDIKAAKEHLQNAALSANEILQISIHMPDAFDNYEEGMKNCLEHGKEAIFQASQFLYKSYGKPATKAALKKEVTHFVKKGQEEAVDLLIDKVYDLPITDLNYSVANLKRFISFQRARNAYNKIADDFLKAYKNQDETALLKIPSNLAEYMKVPVSRQGVLTCLDDVVEQHVEWLWNPYIPLGKITMLEGDPSCGKTFLSLALCKQVTNGEKMNGQSVPPENVLYLTAEDGMADTIKPRFVGLGGNPKFFYGGAELPDGSLMSMSDTDVLESMIREKLPKLIVIDPLSAFLGSKVDMHRANEVRPVMAGLGRLAEKYNLAVIVIRHLNKGTGKASYRGQGSIDFTALARSVLAVGADPNNPELRAFIQTKCSLAMKGCAQGFKIITNSFNQPELIFTGDSELTVDDLLAEPAETTKADDAVHFLETVLKDGPLAPKEIKKQAKDAGLGENTLQSAKRKLGIRVSCVDKKKGEWVWRLS